One Acidobacteriota bacterium DNA segment encodes these proteins:
- a CDS encoding phosphotransferase: MNVPWTESLTPALAKMTAGRDWDRVQEAACGDWLLLSPVGSGDSCWYQVENGMDRPRALSPLEDPELPVLRQVVDRWLRRGREFRLLAWRIGRRAVFRLSRGQSSRICKLYRRERHTLTRWQVTAEINNDRWRAPNVLAWDPSLRRLDIEFLPGTSLNTRWLAGRAEFGDGVHIASLLDWLAGCPVPRGFPVYEVEDEVLLLQRRLAEYQRTLAAPPARTGETVSRVIRALRELTPVPNSLCHRDLHDKQILLDGDRGGLIDFDLAAAGHPALDAGNILAHLRLRAMKGAQIPWRDIVSTIVDNATPTRSHSLALRVWTASALMRLTLIYARRRRPPELLEALETSTRAALEGRGEWNELV; encoded by the coding sequence GTGAACGTCCCATGGACCGAGTCATTGACACCCGCGCTGGCAAAGATGACCGCAGGGCGGGACTGGGATCGCGTGCAAGAAGCAGCCTGCGGTGATTGGCTTTTGCTCTCGCCGGTCGGATCTGGCGATTCGTGCTGGTATCAGGTAGAGAACGGTATGGACCGTCCGCGGGCACTGTCTCCGCTCGAGGATCCGGAATTGCCCGTTCTGCGTCAGGTCGTTGATCGTTGGTTGAGGCGAGGACGAGAGTTTCGCCTGCTCGCGTGGCGCATCGGGCGACGGGCTGTATTTCGACTTTCGCGTGGACAGTCGAGTCGGATCTGCAAACTTTATCGACGCGAGCGGCACACACTCACACGCTGGCAAGTAACGGCCGAAATCAACAACGATCGCTGGCGTGCACCCAACGTTCTCGCGTGGGATCCCTCGTTGCGTCGCCTCGATATCGAGTTTCTACCTGGTACGTCGCTCAATACGCGTTGGCTCGCCGGTAGGGCTGAGTTCGGAGACGGAGTACACATCGCCTCGTTGCTAGACTGGCTCGCCGGTTGCCCGGTTCCGCGGGGGTTTCCGGTCTATGAAGTCGAAGACGAGGTCCTGCTGCTTCAACGACGACTCGCGGAATATCAGCGAACGCTTGCCGCCCCCCCTGCTCGAACTGGCGAGACCGTAAGTCGAGTCATCAGAGCGCTCCGTGAGCTAACTCCCGTGCCGAACAGCCTCTGTCATCGCGACCTGCACGACAAGCAAATTCTTCTCGACGGTGATCGGGGTGGGCTGATCGATTTCGACCTTGCGGCGGCCGGGCATCCCGCCCTTGATGCGGGAAATATTCTGGCTCACCTACGTCTACGTGCAATGAAGGGCGCCCAGATCCCCTGGCGCGACATCGTCAGCACGATTGTCGATAACGCAACTCCAACTCGAAGTCACAGCCTTGCGCTTCGCGTCTGGACTGCTTCTGCGCTCATGAGACTTACGCTGATCTACGCGCGACGACGACGTCCACCGGAACTGCTCGAAGCACTGGAGACTTCGACCCGAGCCGCGCTCGAAGGTCGCGGTGAGTGGAACGAGCTTGTCTAA
- a CDS encoding aminoglycoside phosphotransferase family protein has translation MSSIRVPPNTLPGLAPLLSGKLWQRWVKRGQLFPIQELHESVRYVRLKPTTSCRVVIFANDESTEGLPLGFLLHLYADRARAIEAFRKVRVPKSAVNTLRFAPFLDEQHAVVAAPFPFDPELPALRHAYRTFRLKSALSGLLPHLLRGSWRFSKSQTRMELLAYKPGRRAVFRTTVHLERQQPADVRRLSLHVKVEHTSTVANSYRKLLALHGASPDGGDWSVPRPLGMVEERGLVASAWGHGRPLIELLTDPSTDTTIPLASIGRALAGFHRLTVDLSEPHTTLDPGQIISLSRDIAELLPGETTRLASLGKRLATLAIGWSGSTAGVVHGDFHIGQVVVGSQRILLVDLDRAGVGHPVVDLGSFLASLVEAGVDAAGREAFLDGYRQETSDTLDADLLRAATAAALFRRVTVPLRQLHPAWPDRIRERLDLIEQFVGTVTS, from the coding sequence ATGAGCTCGATCCGGGTACCCCCCAACACTCTGCCCGGCCTCGCCCCCTTGCTTTCGGGGAAGCTTTGGCAACGGTGGGTCAAACGTGGGCAACTGTTCCCGATCCAGGAGCTACACGAGTCGGTGCGCTACGTGCGCCTCAAGCCGACGACATCCTGTCGAGTGGTTATCTTCGCAAACGACGAATCCACCGAGGGTCTTCCGCTGGGGTTTCTGTTGCATCTCTACGCCGATCGTGCTCGAGCTATCGAGGCTTTTCGCAAGGTCCGTGTTCCGAAGAGTGCTGTCAATACTCTGCGTTTTGCCCCCTTCCTGGACGAGCAACACGCAGTGGTTGCGGCACCGTTCCCATTCGACCCGGAGTTACCCGCGCTACGCCACGCCTACCGAACCTTTCGTTTGAAATCCGCACTGAGCGGCCTTCTCCCACACTTGCTCCGTGGGTCGTGGCGCTTCAGTAAGAGCCAGACGCGGATGGAACTTTTGGCCTACAAGCCGGGCCGACGGGCGGTATTCCGCACGACGGTTCATCTTGAACGCCAGCAACCGGCTGACGTTCGGCGCTTGTCGTTGCACGTCAAGGTTGAACATACCTCAACCGTTGCGAACAGTTATCGGAAGCTACTCGCATTGCACGGAGCCTCTCCGGACGGTGGAGACTGGAGCGTACCCAGACCGCTGGGCATGGTCGAGGAACGCGGGCTCGTCGCCAGCGCCTGGGGGCACGGACGACCTCTGATCGAGCTACTCACCGATCCATCGACGGACACGACTATTCCGCTGGCGTCAATCGGCCGTGCCCTCGCGGGATTCCATAGACTGACAGTCGACCTTAGCGAACCACACACTACTCTCGATCCTGGACAGATCATTAGTCTCTCACGAGATATCGCGGAGTTGCTCCCTGGCGAAACGACGCGCCTCGCTTCCCTCGGTAAACGACTGGCCACTCTCGCGATCGGTTGGAGTGGCTCGACAGCCGGTGTCGTCCACGGTGACTTTCACATCGGTCAGGTGGTCGTCGGCAGCCAGCGCATACTTCTTGTTGATCTGGATCGTGCCGGAGTTGGCCATCCCGTTGTTGACCTGGGGTCATTTCTCGCATCTCTCGTCGAGGCGGGAGTCGATGCTGCGGGGCGGGAAGCATTTCTTGACGGCTATCGGCAGGAGACTTCGGACACACTAGATGCCGACCTTCTACGGGCCGCCACCGCCGCTGCACTGTTCAGACGGGTCACCGTGCCGTTACGACAGCTTCATCCCGCGTGGCCCGATCGGATTCGAGAACGTCTCGATCTGATCGAACAATTCGTAGGTACGGTGACCTCGTGA